The Podospora pseudocomata strain CBS 415.72m chromosome 1 map unlocalized CBS415.72m_1, whole genome shotgun sequence genome has a segment encoding these proteins:
- a CDS encoding uncharacterized protein (EggNog:ENOG503P5VA; COG:S) — MSGFPKLIPAFTARIAIEPPTAISPHLLHVPFVPSLGSLISEPSYPLKLNAPILHGADYITTQPDGKTVKLEVQSVAKDASTGATIRFNYTGTVSLLGAAGKVLKGDPSAATTDFGEAFIHPVFQTGGVPELAELANKVYVGSGRFILEEGKPVIVEYKISEVVA, encoded by the exons ATGTCTGGCTTCCCCAAACTCATCCCCGCCTTCACGGCCAGA ATCGCCATAGAAccccccaccgccatctccccccatctcctccacgTCCCCTTCGTTCCCTCCCTCGGCTCCCTAATCTCCGAACCCTCCTACCCCCTCAAGCTCAAcgcccccatcctccacggCGCAGACTatatcaccacccaacccgACGGCAAGACCGTCAAGCTCGAGGTCCAGTCCGTAGCCAAGGACGCCTCCACCGGCGCCACCATCCGCTTCAACTACACCGGcaccgtctccctcctcggcgccgccGGCAAGGTCCTCAAGGGCGACCCCTCCGCCGCAACCACCGACTTTGGCGAGGCCTTCATCCACCCCGTCTTCCAAACCGGTGGTGTCCCCGAGTTGGCCGAGCTGGCGAACAAGGTATatgttgggtctgggaggtTCATCTTGGAAGAGGGCAAGCCCGTTATTGTCGAGTACAAGATTAGTGAGGTTGTTGCCTAG
- a CDS encoding uncharacterized protein (COG:A; EggNog:ENOG503NWDF) produces MSNRQPSRVVFVGNIPYGKSSRLYYVFSKSIANKPLSAGLTEEQITEIFSGAGRVLNFRLVYDRETGRPKGFGFAEFPDHDSASSAVRNLNDYEIMGRKLRVDFSNETVSDEDGRDRDAAGPSAAGYSAPSNGNNVAAPVVPAGGSSLPPLPQGKDLPPGVSCTDAISQTLRTLPPAQLLDIIQQMKTLATNDPARCAELLNQAPQLGYAVFQALLIMGLVSPDAINSVLDTGVSVAPPPAAVPANYGGYPVPAATGTPVGGYAAPPVAAPVVPVPGAAPPPVTAPPPAQDPEALMRAVMELPQETIDMLPEAEKQQILALRAQFSLQVTAGNDDNYTGRDQVTKLTAELILNIGKVGESQPAGGFDNSKLPCFDIYGKLKGGINRKFKNNDHDFGTANIRKSTTVDNGSDLGSHDFYSPTGGSVISEEDVDDLVLEITPLAAPVALNTFIPGHNLLRSTPNNSKSPSINEKPSDYQDEDSFDAEVYGDSEPGVDGDFQRTLRSFH; encoded by the exons ATGTCAAACAGACAGCCCTCTCGTGTCGTCTTCGTGGGCAACATCCCATATGGCAAGTCGTCGAGATTATATTACGTCTTTTCGAAGTCGATTGCTAACAAACCGTTATCTGCAGGACTCACCGAGGAGCAAATCACTGAAATCTTCAGTGGTGCTGGTCGCGTCCTGAACTTTCGTCTTGTCTATGATCGAGAGACTGGTCGCCCCAAGGGCTTTGGTTTCGCTGAGTTCCCTGACCACG ActctgcttcttcagccGTCCGAAACTTGAATGATTATGAGATTATGGGACGGAAGTTGCGTGTCGACTTTAGCAATGAAACGGTCAGCGACGAAGATGGTCGTGACCGTGACGCTGCT GGCCCTTCTGCTGCCGGTTACTCGGCGCCGTCGAACGGTAACAACGTTGCCGCGCCGGTCGTCCCCGCGGGCGGTTCGTCGCTCCCTCCTTTGCCCCAGGGCAAAGATCTCCCTCCTGGTGTGAGCTGCACCGATGCCATATCGCAAACGCTTCGCACCCTGCCCCCGGCGCAGCTGCTGGATATCATCCAGCAGATGAAGACGCTGGCGACCAACGACCCTGCGCGCTGCGCCGAGCTGTTGAACCAAGCTCCCCAGCTTGGTTATGCTGTTTTCCAGGCCCTGTTGATCATGGGCTTGGTGTCACCGGACGCCATCAACTCCGTCCTCGACACTGGTGTGAGCGTTGCCCCGCCTCCTGCGGCTGTCCCCGCCAACTATGGCGGCTACCCTGTCCCTGCGGCGACCGGCACTCCAGTCGGTGGTTATGCCGCCCCTCCCGTCGCTGCCCCGGTTGTTCCGGTCCCTGGTGCCGCGCCTCCTCCTGTCACTGCCCCGCCTCCTGCTCAGGACCCTGAGGCCCTGATGCGTGCTGTCATGGAGCTACCTCAAGAGACAATTGACATGCTTCCCGAAGCCGAGAAGCAGCAGATTTTGGCCTTGAGAGCTCAATTCTCCCTGCAAG TTACGGCGGGTAATGACGACAACTATACCGGGAGGGATCAAGTCACCAAACTTACAGCCGAGCTAATCCTAAATATCGGTAAAGTTGGTGAGTCTCAGCCTGCGGGTGGTTTTGATAACTCTAAGCTTCCGTGTTTTGACATTTATGGCAAGCTGAAGGGCGGTATCAACCGCAAGTTTAAAAACAATGACCACGATTTTGGCACCGCGAATATCCGCAAATCAACGACTGTGGACAACGGTAGCGACTTGGGCTCTCACGACTTTTACTCCCCCACTGGGGGTAGTGTTATTTCGGAGGAGGACGTGGACGATCTCGTTCTTGAAATTACGCCACTTGCTGCCCCCGTGGCTTTGAACACCTTTATCCCCGGACACAACTTGCTGCGTTCGACACCGAACAACTCAAAGTCTCCCAGTATCAATGAGAAGCCTTCTGACTATCAAGACGAAGACAGCTTCGACGCTGAAGTTTATGGCGACTCTGAGCCTGGAGTTGACGGTGACTTTCAAAGGACACTTAGGTCTTTTCACTGA